GGGCTCGGGTCCGCGAAGGCCGGCCTCTCGATGCAGCCCCACCTCTCGGTAAGCGTCCGCCCCCCGGACGCGTTCGCGCGGCTGTTCGATCCCGAGAGCCTCTACGCGGCCGTCGAGGGCGGCGAGTATCCGGGACCGGATCGGGATCCGCGCAGTTGAGCGGAAAAGGAGACTGACGACAGATCGACGGTTGCAGATCGACGGTCGCTGCGTCAGTGATACTCCGCCAGCCACTCCGCGAACGCCTCGAGCGCGCGGCCGCGGTGAGAAATCGCGTTCTTTTCGTCGGCGTTCATCTCGGCGAACGTCTGCCCGTTGTACTCGAAGATCGGATCGTAGCCGAACCCGCCCTCGCCGCGGGGCGCGACGATCGTTCCGCGGACCGAGCCCTCGAAGGTCTCCGTCCGCTCGCCGTCGGCGAAGGCGACGACCGTCCGGAACTGCGCTCGACGGTTCTCCTCCTCGCTGACGAGGTCCCAGAGGCGCTCGACGCCGACGGTGTCCTCGACGTAGGCCGAGTACGGGCCGGGGAATCCCTCGAGCGCGTCGACGAAGAGACCGGTGTCGTCGACGACGACGGGTTCCGTGCCGCCCAGTTCCTCGTAGGCCTCGCGCGCGCCGCGGGCGGCGATCTCGGAAAGCGAGTCGCTCTGGATCTCGGTGTAGTCGTACTCGACCTGATTGACGGCGGTGATCCCCTCGAGGTACGCCTGCGCCTCGCGGGCCTTGCCTTCGTTGCCGGTGACGAACCGAACGAGCATAGCTTGTGCGAGGCGGGGTGCTCCGGGGGAATATAGCCGTCGGTTGCCGGCTGCGCGTGACTGCTGCGTGCCAGCCGGAACGTTCTCCGCAACGCGAACGCTTTCGGTCTCCGAGAGTGACAATCACTGTCACTACAACCGATGAGTTCGTCACCACCCGTCCGACTCGGCGTCGTCGGACTCGGCTTTATGGGACAGACCCACGCAACCAACGCCGAGGAGTTCGGCCACGAGGTCGTCGCCGGTGCGGACGTCGTCGCCGAGACGCGCGAGGAGTTCGCTCGAGCGTACGACGCGACGACTTACGAGGAGTTCGAGGCGATGTACGAGACCGAAGACTTAGACGCCGTCGCCGTCTCGACGCCGAACGCCTTCCACGAGCCGGCCGTCGTCGCCGCCCTAGAGCACGGCTACGACGTCCTCTGCGAGAAACCCCTCGCGAACGACTTAGAGAGCGCCGAGCGGATCGCGTCGGCCGCGGCCGACGCCGACGGCTTCTGCATGGTCAACTTCCACAACCGAGTCTCGACCGCCGCCGAGGTGTTCAAGGAGTACCAGGCGGAGGGCCACTTCGGCGAGATCACCCACGTCGACGCGAACTACGTCCGGCGCCGGGGCATTCCGGGCGTCGGCTCGTGGTTCACCAATGCAGAGCTCTCCGGTGGCGGCGCCGTCGTCGATATCGGCGTCCACGCGATCGACTTCGCACTCTACCTGATGGAGTACCCTGCAGTCGAGGAAGTCTTCGCCGTCACGCGGACCGAGTTCGGCGACCGCGACGACTACGTCGACCCCGGCGACTGGTACGAGGCCACCGAGGAGGCCGTCTTCGACGTCGAGGACTCCGCGACGGCGATGATCCGCTGTGCGGACGACGAGACGATCTCGCTCGAGGTGACCTGGGCCGCCAACCAGGCCGAAACCCAGGAGTTCGTCGCCCGCGGCACCGAGGCCGGCGCCGCGCTCGAGCTCGGCGGCGAGAACCTGACGCTGTTCCAGAGCGGCACACAGGGGACCGACCACAACATGGACGCGACGCTCACCGAGGGCGCCATCGACCACGCCGGCTGGGAGGGCAGCGACGAGCGCTTCCTCGAGGCCGTCACCGCGGGCGAGGCGCCGGCGCTCAACACGGTCGAGCAGGCGCTGACGGTCCAGCGCGTGATCGACGCGATCTATCGGTCCGCACAGAAGGGAACGTCGGTTACCGTCGACTGACTTATTCGTCGTCGTCGACGATGACTTCGACCGGCTCGTCCTCGCGGTCCTCGTCGACGCTCGCGGCGCTCTGTTCCTGCTGCCAGAGGAGCGCGCCGGCGACGGCGACGACGATCCAGGAGCGCCAGTTAGCCAGGTTCAGGGTGTAACCGACGCCGAACGGCTTCTCGACGAGCATCCCCTCGCCGGGCTGCCAGTACGCCGAGAGCATGCGACTGATGCTCGGCCGGTCGAAGTTGTACGGTACCCCGAGGATCTCTCCCGAGCTCGGTTTGTCTGCCATGCCCGGTGATACGTTCTCCCCTGTCAAGAGTATTGCGTGCTCGTCTCGGCAGCCGAGAGCGCGCCCGCCGTCCGGTTCGGGCCCTTGCGATCGATGCGTCGAACGGGCCACCCGCCCGATAGAAACACGCTTCCCGTCGGCGTACTAACCTATTCGCATGGTCCTCCCGCTCGAGATGGGCTGGCGACACCTGCTGTTCGAAAACTGGCCGGTCGACGCCGAGTTGCTCGAGGCGCACCTACCCGACGAGTTGTCCGTCGACACGCACGACGGCGACGCCTGGCTGTCGGTGATCCCGTTTACCAACGTGGCGGTTCGACCGCGCGGCCTTCCGGCGCGTGCCGGCATCCGACTCCCCGAGATCAACGTGCGGACGTACGTCACCCGGGACGGCAGCGACGGCGCGCCGGCCGTCTACTTCTTCAGCCTCGACG
This portion of the Halopiger aswanensis genome encodes:
- a CDS encoding Gfo/Idh/MocA family protein, encoding MSSSPPVRLGVVGLGFMGQTHATNAEEFGHEVVAGADVVAETREEFARAYDATTYEEFEAMYETEDLDAVAVSTPNAFHEPAVVAALEHGYDVLCEKPLANDLESAERIASAAADADGFCMVNFHNRVSTAAEVFKEYQAEGHFGEITHVDANYVRRRGIPGVGSWFTNAELSGGGAVVDIGVHAIDFALYLMEYPAVEEVFAVTRTEFGDRDDYVDPGDWYEATEEAVFDVEDSATAMIRCADDETISLEVTWAANQAETQEFVARGTEAGAALELGGENLTLFQSGTQGTDHNMDATLTEGAIDHAGWEGSDERFLEAVTAGEAPALNTVEQALTVQRVIDAIYRSAQKGTSVTVD
- a CDS encoding DUF5808 domain-containing protein, encoding MADKPSSGEILGVPYNFDRPSISRMLSAYWQPGEGMLVEKPFGVGYTLNLANWRSWIVVAVAGALLWQQEQSAASVDEDREDEPVEVIVDDDE
- a CDS encoding XTP/dITP diphosphatase; the encoded protein is MLVRFVTGNEGKAREAQAYLEGITAVNQVEYDYTEIQSDSLSEIAARGAREAYEELGGTEPVVVDDTGLFVDALEGFPGPYSAYVEDTVGVERLWDLVSEEENRRAQFRTVVAFADGERTETFEGSVRGTIVAPRGEGGFGYDPIFEYNGQTFAEMNADEKNAISHRGRALEAFAEWLAEYH